One Bacillota bacterium genomic window, ATTCAGGTGGCCCCGCTGACCTGCATGCCCGAGATCGTCGCCCGCAGCCTGCTGCCGGTGGTCAGCCAGGACCACGGGATCCCCTTCCTGTCGCTATTCCTCGACGAGCACGCCGGTGAGGCCGGCCTCCGCACCCGCCTGGAGGCCTTCGTCGACCTCCTCGAACGCCGGCGGGAGCAACGCCGGCGGCGGGCTTCAACCCTTTCTTTGGAGGTGGCCGGACATTCGCGGTAAGCCAGCCTACTTGGGAGTCGACGTCGGTTCGGTGAGCACGAACCTGGTCCTCCTGGACGAGGACGAGAAGGTCCTCGAGGCCCTTTACCTGAAGACCGGAGGGCAGCCGGTGAAGGCCGTCCAGGAAGGTCTGGCCCGGTTGAGTGAGGAGGCCGCCGGGGAGGTCCGAGTGGTCGGCGTCGGGGCGACCGGCAGTGGGCGCCAACTGACGGGGGTGGTGGTCGGGGCGGACATCGTCAAGAACGAGATCACCGCCCATGCCGTGGCCGCCCTGCAGCGTTTCCCGGGCGTGCGGACGATCCTCGAGATCGGCGGGCAGGATTCCAAGATCATCATCATCCGCCAGGGGGTGGTGGTCGACTTCGCCATGAACACCGTCTGCGCCGCCGGGACCGGCTCCTTCCTCGACCGGCAGGCGGCCAGGCTCGGGGTGGCCATCGAGGACTTCGGCGCCCTGGCCCTCCAGTCCGAGCACCCGGTGCGGATCGCCGGGCGCTGCGCCGTCTTCGCCGAGTCGGACATGGTCCACAAGCAGCAGATGGGCCACACCACCGAGGACATCACCCGCGGACTGTGCCAGGCTCTGGTTCGCAACTTCCTGAACAACGTGGCCAAGGGCAAGGAGATCCAGCCGCCGGTGGCCTTCCAGGGCGGGGTGGCGGCCAACGTCGGCATGCGTCAAGCTTTCGAGGAAGCGCTGGCGATGGAGGTGAACGTGCCGACGTACTTCGGGGTCATGGGGGCCATCGGAGCGGCCCTCCTGGCCAAGGAGGAGATGGCCAGGCGACCTCGACAGACGTGCTTCCGTGGCTTCGAGATGAGCCGGACGGACTTCCGCACCACCAGCTTCGAATGCGACGGCTGTCCAAACCACTGCGAAGTCATCGAGATCTACTTGAACGCCATCCTGGCCGCGCGTTGGGGCGGTCGATGCGACCGCTGGGATCAGCTCGAGCGAAGCCACTTGGTCGCCGGTGGAAAACAGCTATTGACGTCACTCTGAGCAGGCGTTATCATTGACGCAAGGCTGAGTGGGACAAGTCGGATTGCTTCGGCGCGGTCGCGACCCTTGCGACGACGGCTCAGCGAATGACTTGACCGGTCGGTTTCGGCCGGTTTTTCATTTTACCGAACAAACAGGCGGGGGGAGAACGTTGAGGAAGACCGAGGTTCTGGCCAAGAAGCGGATCGGTACGTCCCCCGAGGACGACCGGCCGCCCAGTCGACGGAACGGACCCGCTGACGTCTTTCTGCTGCCCGGCCAGACGGTCGGGGAGAACGGGCACCTTCATCTCGGCGGTTGTGACGCGGTCGAACTGGCCCGCAAGTACGGGACCCCGCTGTATGTCATGGATGAGGCCGTCATCAGGGAGCGCTGCCGCGAGTATACCTCCGCCTGCCGACGCCACTATCCCGAGGATCCGGGTATCCTTCCGGCCTATGCCAGCAAAGCCTTCTTGAACATGACCATGGCCCGGATCGCCGCCCAGGAAGGCCTCGGGCTTGACGTCGTTTCCGGGGGCGAGCTGCACACGGCCGTCGAGGCCGGTTTTCCGACCGATCGGATCGTCTTCCACGGCAACAACAAGACCCCGGCCGAGCTGAAGCTCGGGATCGAGGTCCAAGTGGGCCGCTTCATCGTCGACAACCTTGAGGAACTCGAGCTCCTCGAAAGCCTGGCGGCCGGGAGCCGGGGCGCGGTTAAGCCCAAGGTGCTCCTGCGGGTGACCCCCGGGGTCCAGGCCCACACCCACGATTATGTCAACACCGGCATCGAGGACTCCAAGTTCGGGTTCACCCTCCGCGGCGAGCAGGCCCTCCGGGCGGCCGCCCGGGCCGCGTCCTCGGCGAACCTGGTCCTGACCGGATTCGCCGCCCACATCGGCTCGCAGATCCTCGAGACTGAGCCGATGGGCATGGTCGGACGGGTGATGGTCGAATTCGCCGCCGAGGTTCGGCGGAGGATCGGCTTTGTCGCCAGCGAACTCGACCTGGGAGGTGGCCTCGGGGTTCGTTATGTGCCAACCGACGACCCACCGTCGATGGACGACTTCATCGGGATGGCCGCCACCACTGTCCGACAGGAGGCCGAACGACTCGGCCTGCCGTTGCCCGGACTGATCTTCGAGGTCGGACGGGCGATGGTCGCCGAGGCCGGCACGACCCTCTACACCGTCGGCGGCGTCAAGCACATCCCCGGTATCCGCACCTACGCCTCGGTCGACGGGGGCATGACCGACAACCCGAGATTGGCTCTGTATGGGTCGAAGTACATGGCCGTCCTGGCCGACCGGGCGGATCGAGCTCACCATCGGACCTACGCCATCGCCGGCCGCAACTGCGAATCCGGGGACATGCTCATCTGGCGGGCCAAGCTGCCGACCCTCAAGGCCGGCGACACGTTGGCCGTCCTGTGCACCGGCGCCTACAACTACTCGATGGCCAGCAACTATAACCGGGTCCCCATCCTGCCGGTCGTGCTGGTCCACGACGGCCAGGCCGACCTCATCGTCAAGGGGCAGACCTGGGCCGATATGACCGCCAACGACCTCCTTCCGGCGCGCTTTGCCGAGCGCAACCTGCGGTTCGCCTCGGCGGGGGCGGCCGGACGTCGGGCTGGGGCCGATTGAGCAGGGAGTTTGTCGACTACTACGCGGCTCTTGCGACGCGCTTTCTTCAGTCTGGAGGTGTCGTCCCGGCGGTTCGCGTTTTGACTTTGCGTCGGCAATCGGGTAAAATGAGCTACAGCGGTTGTGTTGGGCGGTTGGCTCAGTGGTAGAGCGCTTGACTCACATTCAAGAGGTCGCTGGTTCGATCCCAGTACCGCCCACAAGCAGAGAAGCCGCGCTACGGAGGGGTTTCCGGGCGCGGCTTCTTCGTTCCTCGGGCCATGTGGGAAGGGGTCGGACACGAAATTGCACACGCTTTATCCCTTCGGCTTGCCGACCCGCGACAGCACTATGTCTTCGACCCTTGC contains:
- a CDS encoding acyl-CoA dehydratase activase, coding for MRGKPAYLGVDVGSVSTNLVLLDEDEKVLEALYLKTGGQPVKAVQEGLARLSEEAAGEVRVVGVGATGSGRQLTGVVVGADIVKNEITAHAVAALQRFPGVRTILEIGGQDSKIIIIRQGVVVDFAMNTVCAAGTGSFLDRQAARLGVAIEDFGALALQSEHPVRIAGRCAVFAESDMVHKQQMGHTTEDITRGLCQALVRNFLNNVAKGKEIQPPVAFQGGVAANVGMRQAFEEALAMEVNVPTYFGVMGAIGAALLAKEEMARRPRQTCFRGFEMSRTDFRTTSFECDGCPNHCEVIEIYLNAILAARWGGRCDRWDQLERSHLVAGGKQLLTSL
- the lysA gene encoding diaminopimelate decarboxylase, with translation MRKTEVLAKKRIGTSPEDDRPPSRRNGPADVFLLPGQTVGENGHLHLGGCDAVELARKYGTPLYVMDEAVIRERCREYTSACRRHYPEDPGILPAYASKAFLNMTMARIAAQEGLGLDVVSGGELHTAVEAGFPTDRIVFHGNNKTPAELKLGIEVQVGRFIVDNLEELELLESLAAGSRGAVKPKVLLRVTPGVQAHTHDYVNTGIEDSKFGFTLRGEQALRAAARAASSANLVLTGFAAHIGSQILETEPMGMVGRVMVEFAAEVRRRIGFVASELDLGGGLGVRYVPTDDPPSMDDFIGMAATTVRQEAERLGLPLPGLIFEVGRAMVAEAGTTLYTVGGVKHIPGIRTYASVDGGMTDNPRLALYGSKYMAVLADRADRAHHRTYAIAGRNCESGDMLIWRAKLPTLKAGDTLAVLCTGAYNYSMASNYNRVPILPVVLVHDGQADLIVKGQTWADMTANDLLPARFAERNLRFASAGAAGRRAGAD